GGTATAGACGTTGTAGGTCCACTCCGGATAGGTCCGCCGCACGTAGCAGTGGGAGATCTCCGGGCGGGCCGAGAATATCCGGCCGACTTCCTCGGTGCGTGCGTCCGGCACCCGCCAGGCAACCATGGCGTTGTGGCCGTAGCCCGCCTTCTGGTGGCGCAGGGTGGCCCCGAAACGGCGGATGATCTTGCGCGCCTTGAGATCCCGGATAAGGTCGATAACCGCGTCCTCGGTCACGCCGACCTCGTCGGCAATGGCCTTGAACGGCCGCTCGGTGTCCGGCAGGTCGCCGCCGGCCAGGGCCAGTATCCTTTCCTCGGTTTCACTGAATTGTATTGCCATGGAGGGTCTATACCTTCCGCCGCCCCCGGATGCAACCGGCTCAAGCGGAAAAGCTCCAACGGGACAAAGACGCGCGCGGGCCGGCAGCCCAACCTGGCTCGAATCCCCGGAATGCGACCGCAGCGGTCCCGCTCGCCGCTTCCGGGGCTCTGGGCGATTCCGGCAGCATCCGGTGGATGGCGCTCCGCCCCCCGCCCTTGCCACCACCGCGCGCGCCACGTATGCTACGGAACTCGATAACCACCCAAGGAGACCACCGAATGAAGATAGCTGTACTGGGCGCAGGCGCATGGGGCACCACACTGGCCGACATGCTCGCCAAAAACGGCAAGGACACCACCCTGTGGGCGCGCGAACCCGAAGTGGTGGCCGACATCCGCCAATACCGGGAGAACCGGGTCTTCCTGCCCGGCGTGCCCCTGTCCGAATCGCTCAAGGTCGAGTCCGACCCCGCGACCGCCTTTGACGGGGCCGACTACTTCCTGGTGGTCATCCCCAGCCAGTTCATCCGTCCGGCGCTCGCCGGGTTCCACGACCTGCTTCCGGACCGCCCGGTCATCGTCAACGCCTCCAAGGGCATCGAGCTGGACTCGCTGGCCCCCATGTCTCGCGTGGTGGCCGAGGCGCTCGAAGGCAAACGGCCCCGTTACGCGTCCCTGTCCGGCCCGTCCTTCGCCGCCGAGGTCTCCCGGGACATGCCCACGTCCGTTTCCCTCGGCTGCGAGGACCACGACCTGGGCCGCGAGTTGCAGGAGGCTTTTTCCACTCCGTATTTCCGCGTCTACTACACCCCGGACTACCGCGGGGTGGAGCTGGGCGGCGCGGTCAAGAACGTCATCGCCATCGCGGCGGGCATCGC
This region of Desulfovibrio sp. Huiquan2017 genomic DNA includes:
- a CDS encoding Lrp/AsnC family transcriptional regulator, coding for MAIQFSETEERILALAGGDLPDTERPFKAIADEVGVTEDAVIDLIRDLKARKIIRRFGATLRHQKAGYGHNAMVAWRVPDARTEEVGRIFSARPEISHCYVRRTYPEWTYNVYTMIHGERPGQADEVVAELEAAVGIGDHCTLNSLKELKKTSMVYFK
- a CDS encoding NAD(P)H-dependent glycerol-3-phosphate dehydrogenase; this translates as MKIAVLGAGAWGTTLADMLAKNGKDTTLWAREPEVVADIRQYRENRVFLPGVPLSESLKVESDPATAFDGADYFLVVIPSQFIRPALAGFHDLLPDRPVIVNASKGIELDSLAPMSRVVAEALEGKRPRYASLSGPSFAAEVSRDMPTSVSLGCEDHDLGRELQEAFSTPYFRVYYTPDYRGVELGGAVKNVIAIAAGIADGLGFGHDARAALITRGLAELSRLGEAMGGQERTFMGLSGMGDLVLTCTGDLSRNRQVGLKLGQGKTLDEIIGEMKAVAEGVKTTQSLHDLAGKLGVELPITEQVYRILYEGKDPARATTDLMSRNLKDE